The following coding sequences lie in one Rutidosis leptorrhynchoides isolate AG116_Rl617_1_P2 chromosome 4, CSIRO_AGI_Rlap_v1, whole genome shotgun sequence genomic window:
- the LOC139842784 gene encoding uncharacterized protein encodes MAQPNFQSPLYLHPSDGPSSLAIQEKLSGAQNYRSWRKSMEIALSSKRKIGFVTGTVVRSGANTNEAELWDTCNNMVISWIMSSVVDQIAKSIMFVGTAAEIWTQLEKRFALSSGSRKYKLHKETYSIEQQDVVALLSAINLQKEEQHLFQFLNGLDDHFSALRSQLLLISPLPSVETACSMLQQEESQREMFNASETTTLYSKLTQKDKEKCSIFGFRWHPPERCWEKVGYPPWNS; translated from the exons ATGGCTCAACCTAACTTTCAAAGTCCACTGTATCTTCATCCTTCTGATGGACCTTCATCATTGGCGATACAAGAGAAGTTATCTGGTGCTCAAAATTACAGATCCTGGAGAAAATCCATGGAGATTGCGTTGTCTAGTAAACGTAAAATTGGCTTTGTTACTGGCACTGTTGTTCGATCTGGAGCTAATACTAATGAAGCTGAACTGTGGGACACGTGTAACAATATGGTGATTAGCTGGATCATGAGTTCTGTTGTTGATCAAATTGCCAAATCCATTATGTTTGTTGGTACTGCTGCTGAGATTTGGACTCAATTAGAGAAAAGGTTTGCTCTAAGCAGTGGTTCAAGAAAGTATAAGTTGCATAAGGAAACCTATTCTATTGAACAACAAG ATGTTGTTGCTCTGTTGTCTGCTATAAATTTGCAGAAAGAAGAACAACATTTGTTTCAATTTCTGAATGggctagatgatcattttagtgcTTTGAGAAGTCAGCTACTTCTTATTTCTCCTTTGCCTAGTGTTGAAACTGCTTGCTCCATGCTACAGCAAGAAGAGTCACAAAGAGAGATGTTTAACGCAAGTGAAACCACTACTTTGTACAGCAAATTGACTCAGAAAGATAAAGAAAAATGCTCAATTTTTGGTTTCAGGTGGCATCCACCAGAAAGGTGTTGGGAAAAGGTTGGATATCCACCTTGGAATAGCtag